One window of Acidimicrobiales bacterium genomic DNA carries:
- a CDS encoding HAD family hydrolase, producing the protein MAVTTVLFDFYGTLAESDWESWWLAEILEARGYEFRPTADNTWSANAFDGQTHDEHSVDEAAYEAWEMDRWRGLLRDHEIHDDDVESIVKEFHTRRGEFTMVAYEESLEVLRELRGRGLRIAICSNWDWDLDRHLDETGVLPLVDARVSSAWVGARKPHPRIFEATLAEVGATAAETLFVGDNWKADVEGPLALGMSPVHIWRHDDDPGDWIPKPPADGGAVPRIENLRELYDLL; encoded by the coding sequence ATGGCCGTCACGACCGTCCTGTTCGACTTCTACGGCACGCTGGCCGAGTCCGACTGGGAGTCGTGGTGGCTGGCCGAGATCCTCGAGGCCCGGGGATACGAGTTCCGACCCACCGCCGACAACACCTGGTCGGCCAACGCCTTCGACGGTCAGACCCACGACGAGCACTCGGTGGACGAGGCCGCGTACGAGGCCTGGGAGATGGACCGGTGGCGGGGCCTGCTGCGCGACCACGAGATCCACGACGACGACGTCGAGTCGATCGTGAAGGAGTTCCACACCCGCCGGGGAGAGTTCACGATGGTCGCCTACGAGGAGTCGCTCGAGGTGCTCCGGGAACTGCGAGGGCGAGGACTGCGCATCGCGATCTGCTCGAACTGGGACTGGGACCTCGACCGGCACCTCGACGAGACCGGGGTGCTGCCGCTCGTCGACGCCCGGGTGTCATCGGCGTGGGTGGGCGCCCGCAAGCCCCACCCCCGCATCTTCGAGGCCACCCTCGCCGAGGTGGGCGCGACGGCGGCCGAGACGCTTTTCGTCGGCGACAACTGGAAGGCCGACGTCGAGGGCCCGCTCGCCCTCGGCATGTCCCCCGTCCACATCTGGCGCCACGACGACGACCCGGGCGACTGGATCCCGAAGCCGCCCGCCGACGGTGGCGCCGTCCCCCGGATCGAGAACCTGCGCGAGCTCTACGACCTGCTCTGA
- a CDS encoding DUF427 domain-containing protein: protein MPIERVEPGPGQESVWDYPRPPRLEATGRHLVVRFAGVTVADSRRAYRVLETSQPPAYYLPPDDVALDLLVPSTHRTFCEWKGTARYFDLVVGERVSREAVWSYDDPTPGFAPLTGYLAFYAQRVDECLVDDEVVQANEGSFYGGWITSWVVGPFKGGAGTAHW from the coding sequence GTGCCCATCGAACGCGTCGAACCCGGCCCCGGCCAGGAGTCAGTGTGGGACTACCCCCGCCCGCCCCGGCTCGAGGCGACCGGCCGCCACCTCGTCGTCCGCTTCGCCGGCGTGACCGTCGCCGACAGCCGCCGCGCCTACCGCGTCCTCGAGACCAGCCAGCCGCCGGCGTACTACCTGCCGCCCGACGACGTCGCCCTCGACCTGCTCGTGCCGAGCACCCACCGCACGTTCTGCGAGTGGAAGGGCACCGCCCGCTACTTCGACCTCGTCGTGGGCGAGCGGGTGAGCCGGGAGGCGGTGTGGTCCTACGACGACCCGACGCCGGGGTTCGCCCCGCTCACCGGGTACCTCGCCTTCTACGCCCAGCGGGTGGACGAGTGCCTCGTGGACGACGAGGTGGTGCAGGCCAACGAGGGCTCGTTCTACGGCGGGTGGATCACGTCGTGGGTGGTCGGGCCCTTCAAGGGCGGCGCCGGCACCGCCCACTGGTAG
- the larE gene encoding ATP-dependent sacrificial sulfur transferase LarE encodes MTETMSTTTPEGVPPTLDALRARLRDLDRVVVAFSGGADSAFLAWVAHDTLGADRALAVTAVSPSLAPVEHDDCRALAAEWSLRWQPVATDEMANAAYRANAGDRCFHCKDALMDALEPVVAAEDATVVLGVNLDDLGDHRPGQQAAAGRGAAFPLVEAGFTKADVRAASRALGLRTWDKPAAACLASRLPYGTPVSTPVLKQVAEAEAAVGALGFRALRVRHYDDTARLEVPLADLPAVLARRAEVVDAVHAAGYRYVTLDLEGLRSGNLNAALGGGR; translated from the coding sequence GTGACCGAGACGATGTCGACGACCACCCCGGAGGGCGTCCCTCCGACGCTCGACGCGCTGCGAGCGCGGCTGCGCGACCTCGACCGGGTCGTGGTGGCCTTCAGCGGCGGTGCCGACTCGGCGTTCCTCGCGTGGGTGGCCCACGACACCCTCGGCGCCGACCGGGCCCTGGCGGTCACGGCCGTCTCGCCCTCGCTGGCACCCGTGGAGCACGACGACTGCCGTGCGCTCGCCGCCGAGTGGTCCTTGCGCTGGCAGCCGGTGGCCACCGACGAGATGGCCAACGCCGCCTACCGGGCCAACGCCGGGGACCGGTGCTTCCACTGCAAGGACGCCCTCATGGACGCCCTCGAACCGGTGGTGGCCGCGGAGGACGCCACCGTGGTGTTGGGCGTGAATCTCGACGACCTCGGCGACCACCGCCCCGGGCAGCAGGCGGCGGCAGGCCGGGGTGCCGCCTTCCCGCTCGTCGAGGCCGGCTTCACCAAGGCCGACGTCCGGGCCGCCTCCCGGGCGCTGGGCCTGCGCACCTGGGACAAGCCCGCCGCCGCCTGCCTGGCCTCACGCCTGCCGTACGGCACCCCCGTGAGCACCCCGGTGCTGAAGCAGGTGGCCGAGGCCGAGGCGGCGGTGGGGGCGCTCGGCTTCCGGGCGCTGCGGGTGCGCCACTACGACGACACCGCCCGCCTCGAGGTACCCCTCGCCGACCTCCCCGCCGTCCTCGCTCGTCGCGCGGAGGTGGTCGATGCCGTCCACGCCGCCGGGTACCGGTACGTCACCCTCGACCTCGAGGGGCTCCGGTCGGGCAACCTCAACGCCGCCCTCGGCGGCGGGCGCTGA